The genomic DNA CGAATTGGTTCGATTGACGAAATTTGAACTGGCGTTGCATCCGGCTCTTTCGTTAATCCTTTAAGCGCTGCTGAAATCAATTCAACTGCTTCATACTCTTCAAGAAGTTCTTGAGCGAGTGTTGTATACTCTTGTGAGTTTTTCGCTTCTACACGTTTGATTAACTCTTGTGCAGCAAGTTTCAAGTTACCTTCTAGGATTTCATCAAGTGTTGGTGCATGACGACGCGACATTTTTTTGTTTGTAACACGTTCAATCGTTTTGATCTGACCGAATTCACGTGGTGTAACAAAAGTAATCGCTGATCCTGTTTTACCAGCACGACCTGTACGGCCGATACGGTGAACATAGCTTTCTGGGTCTTGCGGGACATCAAAGTTATAAACGTGTGTAACGCCTGTAATATCAAGACCACGTGCCGCTACGTCTGTAGCTACAAGGATATCGATTGTTCCTTTTTTGAAACGACGGATAACTTGGTCACGTTTTGCTTGTGTTAAGTCACCGTGTAAACCGTCAGCCGTGTATCCACGTTGGACAAGTCCTTCTGTCATCTCATCAACACGTTTTTTCGTACGACCGAAGATGATTGATAGTTCCGGAGAATCCGTATCAATCAAGCGGCAAAGCACGTCGAATTTTTGGTTTTCTTTTAATTCGATGAATGATTGATCGATGTTTTCGACAGTCATTTCTTTTGCTTTTACTTTGATGTGAGTCGGAGTCGTCATGAAACGATCTGCGATTTTACGAATCTGCGGCGGCATTGTCGCAGAGAATAAAAGTGTTTGACGAGTCGGTGGAAGTGTACCTAAGATTTTTTCGATATCTTCCACGAAGCCCATGTTCAACATTTCATCTGCCTCATCCAAGATAACTGTTTGGACGTGGTCGAGGTTTAATGTTTTACGGTTCATGTGGTCCATTAGACGACCAGGTGTCGCGACGACGATTTGCGGGTTCTTACGAAGCGCACGAATCTGACGGTCGATTTGCTGACCACCGTATACTGGCAAGGCATGAACACGTTTCACTTCACCGATGCGGTTTAATTCTTCTGCAACCTGAATCGCAAGCTCACGAGTTGGTGCAAGGATCAATGCTTGGATATGGCGCGATTTTGCGTCAAGACGCTCGATCGTTGGAATACCGAATGCAGCTGTTTTCCCTGTTCCTGTTTGTGCTTGACCGATTAAGTCAACGCCGCTAAGACCGACTGGAATTGTTTCTGCCTGGATT from Exiguobacterium sibiricum 7-3 includes the following:
- a CDS encoding DEAD/DEAH box helicase, which gives rise to MTTFRELNLSEALIKGVLKMGFEEATPIQAETIPVGLSGVDLIGQAQTGTGKTAAFGIPTIERLDAKSRHIQALILAPTRELAIQVAEELNRIGEVKRVHALPVYGGQQIDRQIRALRKNPQIVVATPGRLMDHMNRKTLNLDHVQTVILDEADEMLNMGFVEDIEKILGTLPPTRQTLLFSATMPPQIRKIADRFMTTPTHIKVKAKEMTVENIDQSFIELKENQKFDVLCRLIDTDSPELSIIFGRTKKRVDEMTEGLVQRGYTADGLHGDLTQAKRDQVIRRFKKGTIDILVATDVAARGLDITGVTHVYNFDVPQDPESYVHRIGRTGRAGKTGSAITFVTPREFGQIKTIERVTNKKMSRRHAPTLDEILEGNLKLAAQELIKRVEAKNSQEYTTLAQELLEEYEAVELISAALKGLTKEPDATPVQISSIEPIRVKRFGSGGGNGGGNRRPYGNKGGSGSGSSSNRSSGGYRGSNPRGGERREGGRPSEGNRSSTSSSSDRREGGYAGRNRSESDRNRGGRKPRFEK